The proteins below come from a single Desulfitobacterium metallireducens DSM 15288 genomic window:
- the hisB gene encoding imidazoleglycerol-phosphate dehydratase HisB, producing the protein MQMREATLERNTRETQIRVRFNLDGSGEAQIKTGIGFFDHMLISFSRFGYFDLDVQAQGDLQVDPHHTIEDCGIVLGQALQKALGERQGIERVGDTSLPMDEALVQVALDLSNRPFLVWDVECSDGMIGDFPVEMAEEFFRALAVNAGITLHIHLITGKNRHHIMEAVFKGVGRALGLAVRVNPRFKGVLSTKGVL; encoded by the coding sequence ATTCAAATGCGGGAAGCAACTCTCGAAAGAAATACCCGGGAAACTCAAATTAGAGTCAGGTTCAATCTTGATGGTAGCGGCGAAGCCCAGATTAAAACAGGTATTGGCTTTTTTGATCATATGCTGATTTCTTTTAGCCGTTTTGGCTATTTCGATTTAGACGTCCAAGCCCAAGGGGATCTGCAGGTGGATCCACATCATACGATTGAGGATTGCGGAATTGTCTTGGGACAAGCTCTGCAAAAGGCTTTGGGTGAGCGTCAAGGAATAGAGCGGGTAGGAGATACTTCTTTACCGATGGATGAAGCTTTAGTTCAGGTCGCGCTAGATCTTTCCAACCGCCCTTTCCTTGTCTGGGATGTTGAATGTTCAGACGGGATGATCGGGGATTTTCCAGTTGAGATGGCAGAAGAATTCTTTCGTGCTCTGGCCGTCAATGCGGGGATAACGTTGCACATTCATCTGATCACCGGCAAGAATCGTCATCATATTATGGAAGCTGTTTTTAAGGGAGTAGGACGGGCATTAGGTCTGGCAGTGCGAGTAAATCCTCGTTTTAAGGGTGTATTGTCGACGAAGGGTGTCTTATAG
- the hisH gene encoding imidazole glycerol phosphate synthase subunit HisH, whose product MIGIVDYGRGNLRSVEKALARLQFPAKIMTDATELADMDGIILPGVGAFADAMAALTEQGWVEPLRQFGASGRPFLGICLGMQVLFELGEEHGNHQGLGLLPGRVVRFPEGRKVPHMGWNTVHQEKPSLLLEGIPDESFFYFVHSYYAVPENPEVVAGSCEYGIRFPALVGRNNIWGAQFHPEKSSPWGLKLLENFGKWVNQNARVSSH is encoded by the coding sequence GTGATCGGGATCGTAGATTATGGCCGTGGAAATTTACGGAGTGTGGAAAAAGCGTTAGCACGCCTTCAATTTCCTGCCAAAATTATGACGGATGCAACGGAACTTGCTGACATGGACGGAATCATCCTGCCAGGTGTTGGCGCTTTTGCGGATGCGATGGCAGCTCTAACAGAACAAGGATGGGTTGAACCTTTACGTCAATTTGGTGCGTCGGGTCGCCCGTTTTTAGGGATATGCCTGGGTATGCAAGTCCTTTTTGAATTAGGGGAAGAGCATGGGAACCATCAAGGGTTAGGACTTTTGCCCGGTCGAGTCGTGCGTTTTCCGGAAGGACGAAAGGTTCCCCATATGGGTTGGAATACGGTGCATCAGGAAAAACCTTCTTTATTGTTAGAAGGAATTCCGGATGAATCCTTTTTCTATTTTGTGCATTCTTATTATGCGGTCCCTGAAAATCCAGAGGTCGTTGCTGGAAGTTGTGAATACGGCATCCGTTTTCCGGCTTTAGTAGGTCGGAATAACATTTGGGGAGCGCAATTTCATCCGGAGAAATCAAGCCCTTGGGGGTTAAAACTTTTAGAAAACTTCGGGAAGTGGGTGAATCAAAATGCTCGTGTTTCCAGCCATTGA
- the hisA gene encoding 1-(5-phosphoribosyl)-5-[(5-phosphoribosylamino)methylideneamino]imidazole-4-carboxamide isomerase: protein MLVFPAIDLKEGKAVRLLQGRMEDFTVYAENPLEVAQRFFLEGSKYLHMVDLDGAFAGKPVNDGVIRKVVETVDLKVQVGGGIRSLERIEELLNLGVARVILGTVAVRDPQLVADAVRRFGGDKIIVGIDAKNGQVAVQGWAETTEMTATDLALKMKEVGVRRIIFTDISRDGMLQGPNIESTVQLAQVSQLQIIASGGVSSLEDLQKLQAQAASEVTIEGAIVGKALYSGAFTLAEALKTVGN, encoded by the coding sequence ATGCTCGTGTTTCCAGCCATTGATTTAAAAGAAGGCAAAGCCGTTCGGCTATTACAGGGCCGGATGGAGGATTTCACGGTCTATGCAGAAAATCCCCTCGAAGTTGCGCAACGTTTTTTTCTTGAAGGTTCGAAATATCTTCATATGGTGGATTTAGATGGTGCTTTCGCAGGAAAACCCGTTAATGATGGCGTGATTCGCAAGGTTGTCGAGACTGTTGACTTAAAGGTTCAGGTTGGAGGAGGAATCCGCTCTCTTGAAAGAATTGAAGAGCTATTAAATTTAGGCGTTGCTCGAGTCATCCTTGGAACCGTTGCAGTAAGGGATCCTCAACTGGTGGCTGATGCTGTGAGACGTTTTGGTGGCGATAAGATTATCGTAGGAATTGACGCAAAAAATGGTCAGGTTGCGGTTCAAGGATGGGCGGAGACGACGGAAATGACGGCGACTGATTTAGCATTGAAGATGAAAGAAGTGGGCGTCCGGCGGATTATTTTCACCGACATCTCAAGGGATGGAATGCTTCAGGGACCGAATATTGAGAGTACTGTCCAATTAGCTCAAGTGAGTCAGCTTCAGATCATCGCCTCTGGTGGGGTTTCCAGTCTCGAGGACTTACAGAAGCTTCAAGCGCAAGCGGCGAGCGAGGTGACGATCGAAGGGGCGATCGTCGGTAAAGCGTTATATTCCGGGGCCTTCACTTTAGCTGAGGCTTTAAAGACGGTCGGTAATTGA
- the hisF gene encoding imidazole glycerol phosphate synthase subunit HisF, with protein sequence MLAKRIIPCLDVHRGRVVKGTNFVNLRDAGDPVELAALYDREGADELVFLDITASSEGRETMIEVVRRTAEQVFIPFTIGGGLRTIEDIRQVLRAGADKVSLNTSAVQNPSLIEEGAHAFGSQCIVVAVDARQKQAGGWEVYIHGGRTATGKDVVEWVQEVEQRGAGEILLTSMDRDGTKNGYDLELTRAVSRAVSLPVIASGGVGNLEHIAEGLTIGEADAALAASIFHYREYSIEETKRYLEECMIPVRW encoded by the coding sequence ATGCTTGCTAAAAGAATCATACCGTGCCTGGATGTGCACAGAGGAAGAGTCGTTAAGGGGACAAACTTTGTCAACTTGCGCGATGCCGGTGATCCAGTAGAATTAGCCGCACTTTATGACCGAGAAGGAGCCGATGAGCTCGTCTTTTTAGATATTACGGCATCCTCCGAAGGACGCGAAACCATGATCGAAGTTGTCCGCCGTACCGCGGAGCAAGTGTTTATCCCATTTACGATTGGGGGTGGGCTGCGTACGATTGAAGATATTCGTCAGGTTTTACGTGCAGGAGCAGATAAAGTTTCGCTGAATACGTCAGCTGTCCAAAATCCTAGCCTTATTGAAGAAGGTGCGCATGCCTTCGGAAGTCAGTGTATCGTCGTGGCAGTTGATGCGCGCCAAAAGCAAGCGGGTGGTTGGGAAGTTTATATTCATGGCGGACGGACCGCAACAGGTAAAGATGTCGTCGAGTGGGTACAAGAAGTGGAGCAACGCGGTGCAGGTGAGATTCTGTTGACCTCGATGGATCGCGATGGTACGAAGAATGGTTATGATTTAGAACTCACTCGTGCGGTAAGCAGAGCAGTTTCACTGCCTGTGATAGCGAGCGGCGGCGTGGGAAATCTGGAGCATATAGCAGAGGGCCTAACCATTGGAGAGGCTGATGCAGCCTTAGCCGCTTCGATTTTTCATTACCGGGAGTATAGTATAGAAGAAACAAAACGTTATTTGGAAGAATGTATGATTCCTGTGCGTTGGTAA
- the hisIE gene encoding bifunctional phosphoribosyl-AMP cyclohydrolase/phosphoribosyl-ATP diphosphatase HisIE translates to MSESFPILKKIKWNADGLIPAVVQDVETREVLMLAYMNEESLRRTLQEKQAWYYSRSRQSLWRKGETSGHTQEVVDIKFDCDQDTVLLTVDQTGMACHENYFSCFHYAVDDEQAIEFKTVGEPEVRADISLGQTLDMLAEVIHTRNLERPEGAYTTYLFEKGIDKILKKVGEESAESIIAAKNNAPEEIRGEVSDLFYHLLVMLEDRGVNLKEISQELLGRQNKKHEKDYTLTK, encoded by the coding sequence ATGAGTGAGAGTTTTCCTATCCTCAAAAAAATAAAGTGGAATGCGGATGGATTGATTCCTGCGGTGGTTCAGGATGTTGAAACTCGTGAGGTTTTGATGCTCGCTTATATGAATGAAGAATCTTTACGCCGGACTTTGCAAGAAAAGCAGGCCTGGTATTATAGTCGAAGCCGTCAGTCCTTGTGGAGAAAAGGTGAAACTTCTGGGCATACTCAAGAAGTGGTTGATATCAAATTTGATTGTGATCAGGACACCGTTCTCTTGACTGTAGACCAAACGGGAATGGCCTGCCATGAAAATTATTTTTCTTGTTTTCACTATGCTGTTGATGATGAACAAGCGATTGAATTTAAAACGGTGGGAGAACCGGAAGTACGTGCGGATATTTCTCTGGGGCAGACCCTAGATATGTTGGCTGAAGTGATTCATACGCGTAATCTAGAGCGACCGGAAGGAGCATACACAACTTATCTCTTCGAAAAGGGGATTGATAAGATTCTGAAAAAAGTAGGGGAAGAAAGCGCTGAGTCGATTATTGCCGCCAAAAATAATGCCCCAGAAGAAATTCGGGGTGAAGTATCGGATCTGTTCTATCATCTTTTGGTCATGCTCGAAGATCGCGGCGTGAACTTAAAGGAAATTTCACAAGAACTTTTGGGTCGCCAAAATAAGAAACATGAAAAAGACTACACTCTTACCAAGTAA
- a CDS encoding tartrate dehydrogenase → MRNYKIASLPGDGIGIDVTAEAVKVLDAVARLDGGIRFEFQEFPWGTQYYLKHGEMMPKDALAILASFDSILLGAVGDPSVADHVTLWGMLLPIRQSFQEYVNLRPIKLLPGIESPLKNKGVKDIDMVFVRENTEGEYSGVGGRVNPGTSAEVALQTGVFTRHGTERILRFAFEVAQKRPKKHLTSVTKSNACNYSMVFWDEVFKEVGTDYADIHADQYLVDAMAAFLVTHPERFDVIVASNLFGDILTDIGSAIMGSIGLGASANIDPSFKYPSMFEPIHGSAPDIQGMGIANPLGAIGAVKMLLEHHGENEMAELLQQVIEQQITAQKVLTPDLGGTAKTWEVGDDIVTRILASR, encoded by the coding sequence ATGCGGAATTATAAAATCGCCAGTTTACCCGGTGATGGAATTGGTATTGATGTAACTGCTGAAGCGGTGAAGGTATTAGATGCAGTAGCGCGTCTTGATGGAGGGATTCGTTTTGAATTCCAAGAGTTCCCTTGGGGAACGCAGTACTATTTGAAGCATGGTGAAATGATGCCAAAGGATGCTTTGGCTATACTTGCATCGTTTGACTCGATTTTGCTTGGGGCAGTCGGAGATCCAAGCGTGGCCGATCATGTTACTTTATGGGGAATGCTTTTACCGATTAGGCAGAGTTTTCAAGAGTATGTTAATCTTCGGCCGATAAAACTCCTTCCGGGAATTGAAAGCCCACTTAAAAATAAGGGGGTTAAGGACATTGATATGGTCTTCGTTCGTGAAAATACGGAAGGCGAGTATTCGGGTGTAGGAGGCAGAGTTAACCCAGGGACTTCAGCGGAAGTTGCGTTACAAACCGGAGTTTTTACCCGACATGGAACAGAACGTATCCTTCGTTTTGCTTTCGAAGTTGCCCAAAAGCGCCCCAAAAAGCATCTGACCTCAGTCACAAAATCGAATGCCTGTAACTATAGTATGGTTTTCTGGGATGAGGTTTTTAAAGAGGTAGGAACGGACTATGCTGATATTCATGCGGATCAATATCTTGTCGATGCCATGGCAGCTTTTTTAGTGACGCACCCCGAACGGTTTGATGTTATTGTTGCCTCTAATCTATTTGGTGACATACTAACGGATATTGGTTCGGCAATAATGGGAAGTATAGGTTTGGGTGCTTCAGCCAATATTGATCCATCTTTCAAATATCCTTCCATGTTTGAACCGATTCATGGGTCTGCACCCGATATTCAAGGAATGGGAATTGCTAATCCGTTAGGTGCAATTGGCGCAGTTAAAATGCTTCTCGAACATCACGGTGAGAATGAAATGGCAGAATTGCTTCAGCAAGTGATTGAACAACAAATCACAGCGCAGAAGGTATTAACTCCTGACTTAGGAGGAACTGCGAAGACTTGGGAAGTTGGAGATGACATCGTTACACGGATCCTGGCATCTCGATAG
- a CDS encoding aldo/keto reductase translates to MKKTRLGQTQLEVSEMCFGVLPMVPLQARISEEAGGELILAALRQGVNFIDTAETYNTYPHIRRALDQFNGEVIIATKSPAHTYADMERSIELALKSLGREQIEIFLLHAARVTPAVFEERAGAFQCLVDYKEKGILKAIGISTHVVPVVRRAAEIPNVDIIFPIVNKLGMGIVDGSIDEMLQAIRKAHDARKGLYGMKALAGGHLITDLKEAFDFVRQIPELSSIAVGMVKLEELEMNLKIFNDEELSANLTIGNLKASKRLHILTNICRGCGTCVETCPNAALSLVDGKAQVDRDSCILCGYCNPVCPEFALRVV, encoded by the coding sequence GTGAAAAAAACTAGATTAGGACAAACGCAGTTAGAAGTTAGCGAAATGTGTTTTGGTGTTTTACCTATGGTGCCACTTCAAGCGAGGATTTCGGAAGAAGCGGGCGGAGAACTCATTCTAGCTGCCCTCCGTCAAGGTGTAAATTTTATTGATACAGCAGAGACCTATAATACATATCCCCATATCCGGAGAGCCCTGGACCAATTTAACGGAGAAGTCATCATTGCCACAAAATCTCCTGCACATACCTATGCCGATATGGAGAGAAGTATTGAGTTAGCCTTAAAATCTCTTGGACGTGAACAGATTGAGATTTTCTTACTCCATGCCGCTCGTGTGACTCCTGCCGTCTTCGAAGAACGGGCAGGAGCTTTTCAATGTTTAGTCGACTACAAGGAAAAGGGAATTCTGAAGGCGATCGGAATTTCGACCCACGTCGTACCTGTTGTAAGAAGAGCGGCTGAAATTCCTAATGTAGATATAATTTTTCCGATTGTTAATAAGCTGGGAATGGGAATCGTCGATGGGAGTATCGACGAGATGCTTCAGGCCATCCGTAAAGCGCACGATGCTCGAAAAGGGTTGTATGGGATGAAAGCCCTTGCCGGTGGACATCTGATCACTGACTTGAAAGAGGCTTTTGATTTTGTTCGCCAAATACCCGAATTAAGCTCAATAGCGGTTGGTATGGTGAAGCTTGAAGAATTAGAAATGAATCTTAAGATATTTAACGATGAAGAATTATCTGCGAACCTTACAATAGGGAACTTAAAAGCTTCAAAGAGGTTACATATCCTTACGAATATATGTAGGGGCTGTGGCACCTGTGTTGAGACCTGTCCTAATGCTGCTTTATCTTTGGTAGATGGTAAGGCTCAAGTCGATCGTGACTCTTGTATACTGTGCGGGTATTGTAATCCGGTTTGTCCGGAGTTTGCATTGCGAGTGGTATGA